cggaaaaatgcacagttcccgagagaagagcgcgcgataaccgaattccacgcgggcgaagccgcgggcaaaagctagtttatttataaaagcttATTCTTACAGGGAGCCTCCGAGATACCCTAATCAGCTTGTCGGTGTTGGTCGCAACTGTTGTCTCCATGAACGAATTCCTCCTAGTTGATATCCTGCACAAAGATTCATCCTGTATAGCTGACACTGTTGTGagtaattttattactaatCCATACTCAAAAGTCTTGTCGATAACGggccgtcactgcgattccgcaccgtttgcgtattttaagcaacggtgtggaaagcatgcaaaaaaaacggtgcgtatacggtgcgtcactgcgattccgtgccgtcaccgttttttaagcagcggtttggtcgcacctttatgcGTTCACGCTCAACAATCTTTCGCCACCGCCAGTTACCAAAAAGGTTTTTTGAGACAAGGAAAATTTTTGGATTACTTTATCTGCGTTTGGCGGTGACTAGAGGAAAGACCGATGACGTCAGTTGCTAATAACTCTATTGTatattaatacaattaaaaattactaagAACCAAACTAAGTATAGCTTGTAGAGTCGCCAtatggacgaccagatggccaagttgttagagaacctgaatagGAAACTTGAGGTCCAAGGTTCAatttccgtgtcggggcagatatttgtatgaattaatatgtatttaagtatgtatctatctatacatataattatatttatccgttgcttagtacccataactcataacacaagccttgctaagcttactttgggactaagtcaattggtgtgaattgtcccttgatatttatttatttattattatatttatttctatttcggagcggctaaggtgttcaaaaatatcggcacaccGACTGGGAATAGAATCTgagacctcaagctttatagtcaggttctttaaccactttaTCCGGTCGTCTCCCGTTTAACCCATCACTAATCTGTACGACTGGGCAATATGCCACACTCAGATGACGACGCCGCGTTGTGATGTGGCTTTGACCATGatctatttatttcatttgacaagaaattaataattatatttttggtcACTCTGCttagccctttcgaacccagccgatacgattgtgcgggttaattacatttgaatttgacatggatagTACATaacgctggcggcggatggatgcgaggggctgaagacagagtgttgtggcgcgccatggaagaggcctatgtccagcagtggactgctgtaggctgatgatgatgatgatgagtacataaggtccactgtcatacctcttacatttgaattttgaatttgacatggatacggtatttgactattttgtatgcgttttataaattaaaacaacacaatgcctgttatcgaatagagaaacaatttttaagctacctttacaaataacaaagttataaaggtttaaaattcaagattagacacagaaagacatactggcatgtgacgtcgcacgccagtagcgccatacttgatgcatagagaaaagcgtttgagaaagagacaggtatatagatttttcaaaaaatcgctatacatccaattttcaaccgaattaagttttctcttcgctaaacactgtctgtatatctatattttcataataatattaagatatggcaaattcagacgttgtcaaataccgtattgtacataaagtccattgtcgtaactcttttcatactttgctgggttcgaaagggttaGATACGGGGTAAACCCAATAAAACTTGGAAATGCTGAATACAAAGCGATTTATTCTATTCCGTTCCAATACACCGAGACACTTAAACGTATCCGTTAGAAAACAGGGTAACTTGTGAATACGCTATCATAAATAAAAGGAGAGTAATCTATTGTTGAAGTTTGGCTTATCAGTGATCACGTTTGTTTAgtttaaaatccaaaattcatcaaaaatggCTTATAAATATTTCCATGTACGTACACACAATACAACAACAGAGAAAGTCATTGGCATTATACAGAAATTGTAAATCAATTTAATCTGACACGCGATAATTTACATGACTAAAGCAAACATATTGTAACATGTACGTTTTTTCCATGCGTCATTTTGTTTTAGCGAAGGTCGTTCATACGATACCAGCGTCCTTACAACCTTGaacatataaaataatgtatttaaatgGATCATGCTACTGTTTTAGTAAGTAACTTTATCGGTATACGTAGAAGGCGActgaatttatttcaataatttaatgaatactgtaacaatatttttttaaatattttattgttctaTTTAAAACAGGGGTCGGCGCGTACTCTCTGCACTGCACGTATAtttctttctaaaaaaatataataagtatggACTTTCTAAATTCGTTTTCATTCTCATTCTCATCATAGTAGGTACAgttaacgtcataaataagtgatcatttttgtaccttgtcgctgtcagtcgttacacaatttcgtatggcttttcaaacgtCACGTTAACGTGACAagatcacttatttataacgttgactgtacaatcagCTGCCTTAATATTTGCCACattggagcgtgcaaaatatctaACAAATTCTACCGGCCCAGGAAATAGTCGTATAAGATATTCATGGACGCTTTGTTTTGCCAGATATTGGTGGCggtgactgtatttttttttttattctattggatggcaaacgagcaagtgggtctcctgatggtaagagatcaccaccgcccatagacacctgcaacaccagggggattgtaaATGTCGGATCACTCTTTCTAATTGATAATTTGAACCGGTCATGTCGTATGTTCTCCCAAAACTCTTattgtcaaacaataaagataatattttaacaagtaaaaaaaaatgcttgcatcatcatcatcattaacccccgacgcaaaaagaggggtgttataagtttgaccactgtgtgtctgtgtgtctgtctgtggcaccgtagcttttaaacgggtggacagatttgaatgcggtttttttcatttgaaagcaggttttctagcgatggttcttagacatgttttatcaaaatcggttcagccgtttttgagatattgaactttgaattgacaaagtcgggggttttcaaactttttgttggtcaggttTTTATATCGGCCTTAggacgttcactgctggacaaaggctttCTCCATAAACGTCCAGTAGTTTCGGTTCTTGGCTATTGGATCTTCCCTATTGGACAACCATTATTCTGCGAATGCGAAAACGTGTTTTCAAGCttatgtttgttgttgtttgtattAATTATGCAATATTACATAATGATAAATCTACACGTTTAGGCATGCCGTTTATCAAACATACCAATTACACTAAATGGGTCATGACTCGGACACTACGCAGATTGCTTTATCAGCTGACTTAGTTCATTAATGTTTACGATGACTTAATCTAATGAACAATTTGTTAAATTTAGTACCTATCTTCTCCCTTACTAGTTACTTCGGCTTAGGTCTAATTTCAGCGACATTTACGtaggattaataaaacacgcctgaacagtaaataaataaaaattcaaggtagttttatatgacgattgaaatttattaaaatgttgtgGGTCGTTCGGTAGTAAAAACTATCGAAACTAACCCTTGTATCtagttaagtacagtcaagggcaaaggtatcgacacggccaaagttgcaaaaatgtggatacacgactttatgcatttatcattaaggccgtgtatacatattgcATGTCGTGTCGgcgtctgtggtctatggataattagtgttttttactcttttatttaatttgggtttgtattttgattttattggtttttgtttattgtttgttattttatttatttatttattttttattcgccGTCCGTGAactcgccaagcggtcacagcggaagaccagcgttggcctatacggccaacactatgctgagctggggcCGCTTCGCGATCTCGCATATGCATAatacttctttttattttaatattattgttgttttttattttttaatgtatttcaattatgctttttatgtaatgtgcgaggtccgaataaaatatttctttctttctttcttttcatatttttgctactttggccgtgtcgatatctttgcccttgattgtactctgaaaaaaaaactgcaggtaCTTCTATTACTACTAAAAAGAAGGGTCAtggaattaatttgaaaatcaTGCCATTTACAGAAGTGGAAGAAGCTGAACACCGTAAATTTTGCCAGCAACAACATACAAGACATGGACTGGGCAATCAAGCTGGTGCCCAAACTGCGCCACCTCAGCCTTTCTTCAAACAAGCTGACAGAACTGTGCGACGTATCATGCCTCCACGATCTGAGAATCCTCAACTTGTCTATGAACAACTTCGAGCTATGCGATAGTTGGCATTCCAAAATAGGTAACATAGTCAAGATAGACCTATCACAAAACAAAGTAGTCTCACTCCAGGGCTTTTCTAGGTTGTACTCTTTAGAAAGCCTAGATTTGAGCTGCAATAGCGTCACAGATGTTGAGGAGGTCCAACACATATGTAGGTTGCCTTGTTTAGAGTATTTATGGTTGACTGCCAATCCTGTGGCGTCGACCATAGACTATAGGGTTAAAGTTCTAGAACAGTTTAACACTAGAATGGAAGAAATTTGTTTGGATAATGAGAAGGCTTCGAATAAGGAATTGGATACTGCCAGGGTGCTGCAAGCTTTAAGGGTGGTGAAGGAGGGTAAAACGCCTAGCTTTTTACAGAATAACAATACGACGCATTGCTTTAATAGGAGTTGACAGTGATAATTAGAATATGTAACTAAATAGAATATGACACTGCTTAAGAATGTCCAGTGAGGGTCGTAAATATCTACACATGTTTGTGCCACTAaccataggtacatatatttaacgctatggctgtataaatatttatcgCCTCGACTGTACTTGGGTGACACTTTTGGGCAGTATGTTATCGGGCACAGGGCGATGTTTTGTGAAAATGATACATGCTCGTCTAGAAACATTGATGATTTACAGTGACTTGATATTTTGCTTCTCGAAACGTATGGGTGCGGTTTTAAATTTTCACGAAACATTTGGGCCCAATTGGACAAGAACTTTTAGTGTAACAATCTGacgtgttttatttaattagtccAGTAGAATGTATTATATTTAtcgtttaattattttaaatatttatggtATGAAAATCTTGTTTATCAAATCAATTtcgacttaaaaaatatttagtaggtCTGATCtttgttgaatattttaatatttcggtcctatttatttttaatcaatcaCTAAGCACGGTAtggttcaaaattaaatttatatctgctataactaaattattacgagcaatttaaattataagtacTTTACAATTAAACCAGTTCTACTGGACTCACACAAATGAGCTATTTAAACCCAGGGATATGTGAGAAAAAGAACTAAAGCTACTTTCCCACTAACCCACTTAGATCATTTGTTGACGTCACTTCAACCCGGACGCTAAATTGGTGAGGTAATCTCTTTATACACGGCGATTCTGAAGACGTGACCAAGACCCTAACAGACTCAGTTGCGTTTCGAAGCCACGGGGCATTTGACACCGATTGCTCTAGTCCCAAAGAAAgcaaaagcttgtgttatgggtactgggcaacggatatacatacttaaatagaaatatacatacttaaatacaattaaaccaattaagactcgagaacaaacatccgtatttttTCATTACAAGGCCTGTTCAGACCGgcgatcgaacccgggacctcaagctcaaGCAGTCAGGTCCGNNNNNNNNNNNNNNNNNNNNNNNNNNNNNNNNNNNNNNNNNNNNNNNNNNNNNNNNNNNNNNNNNNNNNNNNNNNNNNNNNNNNNNNNNNNNNNNNNNNNNNNNNNNNNNNNNNNNNNNNNNNNNNNNNNNNNNNNNNNNNNNNNNNNNNNNNNNNNNNNNNNNNNNNNNNNNNNNNNNNNNNNNNNNNNNNNNNNNNNNNNNNNNNNNNNNNNNNNNNNNNNNNNNNNNNNNNNNNNNNNNNNNNNNNNNNNNNNNNNNNNNNNNNNNNNNNNNNNNNNNNNNNNNNNNNNNNNNNNNNNNNNNNNNNNNNNNNNNNNNNNNNNNNNNNNNNNNNNNNNNNNNNNNNNNNNNNNNNNNNNNNNNNNNNNNNNNNNNNNNNNNNNNNNNNNNNNNNNNNNNNNNNNNNNNNNNNNNNNNNNNNNNNNNNNNNNNNNNNNNNNNNNNNNNNNNNNNNNNNNNNNNNNNNNNNNNNNNNNNNNNNNNNNNNNNNNNNNNNNNNNNNNNNNNNNNNNNNNNNNNNNNNNNNNNNNNNNNNNNNNNNNNNNNNNNNNNNNNNNNNNNNNNNNNNNNNNNNNNNNNNNNNNNNNNNNNNNNNNNNNNNNNNNNNNNNNNNNNNNNNNNNNNNNNNNNNNNNNNNNNNNNNNNNNNNNNNNNNNNNNNNNNNNNNNNNNNNNNNNNNNNNNNNNNNNNNNNNNNNNNNNNNNNNNNNNNNNNNNNNNNNNNNNNNNNNNNNNNNNNNNNNNNNNNNNNNNNNNNNNNNNNNNNNNNNNNNNNNNNNNNNNNNNNNNNNNNNNNNNNNNNNNNNNNNNNNNNNNNNNNNNNNNNNNNNNNNNNNNNNNNNNNNNNNNNNNNNNNNNNNNNNNNNNNNNNNNNNNNNNNNNNNNNNNNNNNNNNNNNNNNNNNNNNNNNNNNNNNNNNNNNNNNNNNNNNNNNNNNNNNNNNNNNNNNNNNNNNNNNNNNNNNNNNNNNNNNNNNNNNNNNNNNNNNNNNNNNNNNNNNNNNNNNNNNNNNNNNNNNNNNNNNNNNNNNNNNNNNNNNNNNNNNNNNNNNNNNNNNNNNNNNNNNNNNNNNNNNNNNNNNNNNNNNNNNNNNNNNNNNNNNNNNNNNNNNNNNNNNNNNNNNNNNNNNNNNNNNNNNNNNNNNNNNNNNNNNNNNNNNNNNNNNNNNNNNNNNNNNNNNNNNNNNNNNNNNNNNNNNNNNNNNNNNNNNNNNNNNNNNNNNNNNNNNNNNNNNNNNNNNNNNNNNNNNNNNNNNNNNNNNNNNNNNNNNNNNNNNNNNNNNNNNNNNNNNNNNNNNNNNNNNNNNNNNNNNNNNNNNNNNNNNNNNNNNNNNNNNNNNNNNNNNNNNNNNNNNNNNNNNNNNNNNNNNNNNNNNNNNNNNNNNNNNNNNNNNNNNNNNNNNNNNNNNNNNNNNNNNNNNNNNNNNNNNNNNNNNNNNNNNNNNNNNNNNNNNNNNNNNNNNNNNNNNNNNNNNNNNNNNNNNNNNNNNNNNNNNNNNNNNNNNNNNNNNNNNNNNNNNNNNNNNNNNNNNNNNNNNNNNNNNNNNNNNNNNNNNNNNNNNNNNNNNNNNNNNNNNNNNNNNNNNNNNNNNNNNNNNNNNNNNNNNNNNNNNNNNNNNNNNNNNNNNNNNNNNNNNNNNNNNNNNNNNNNNNNNNNNNNNNNNNNNNNNNNNNNNNNNNNNNNNNNNNNNNNNNNNNNNNNNNNNNNNNNNNNNNNNNNNNNNNNNNNNNNNNNNNNNNNNNNNNNNNNNNNNNNNNNNNNNNNNNNNNNNNNNNNNNNNNNNNNNNNNNNNNNNNNNNNNNNNNNNNNNNNNNNNNNNNNNNNNNNNNNNNNNNNNNNNNNNNNNNNNNNNNNNNNNNNNNNNNNNNNNNNNNNNNNNNNNNNNNNNNNNNNNNNNNNNNNNNNNNNNNNNNNNNNNNNNNNNNNNNNNNNNNNNNNNNNNNNNNNNNNNNNNNNNNNNNNNNNNNNNNNNNNNNNNNNNNNNNNNNNNNNNNNNNNNNNNNNNNNNNNNNNNNNNNNNNNNNNNNNNNNNNNNNNNNNNNNNNNNNNNNNNNNNNNNNNNNNNNNNNNNNNNNNNNNNNNNNNNNNNNNNNNNNNNNNNNNNNNNNNNNNNNNNNNNNNNNNNNNNNNNNNNNNNNNNNNNNNNNNNNNNNNNNNNNNNNNNNNNNNNNNNNNNNNNNNNNNNNNNNNNNNNNNNNNNNNNNNNNNNNNNNNNNNNNNNNNNNNNNNNNNNNNNNNNNNNNNNNNNNNNNNNNNNNNNNNNNNNNNNNNNNNNNNNNNNNNNNNNNNNNNNNNNNNNNNNNNNNNNNNNNNNNNNNNNNNNNNNNNNNNNNNNNNNNNNNNNNNNNNNNNNNNNNNNNNNNNNNNNNNNNNNNNNNNNNNNNNNNNNNNNNNNNNNNNNNNNNNNNNNNNNNNNNNNNNNNNNNNNNNNNNNNNNNNNNNNNNNNNNNNNNNNNNNNNNNNNNNNNNNNNNNNNNNNNNNNNNNNNNNNNNNNNNNNNNNNNNNNNNNNNNNNNNNNNNNNNNNNNNNNNNNNNNNNNNNNNNNNNNNNNNNNNNNNNNNNNNNNNNNNNNNNNNNNNNNNNNNNNNNNNNNNNNNNNNNNNNNNNNNNNNNNNNNNNNNNNNNNNNNNNNNNNNNNNNNNNNNNNNNNNNNNNNNNNNNNNNNNNNNNNNNNNNNNNNNNNNNNNNNNNNNNNNNNNNNNNNNNNNNNNNNNNNNNNNNNNNNNNNNNNNNNNNNNNNNNNNNNNNNNNNNNNNNNNNNNNNNNNNNNNNNNNNNNNNNNNNNNNNNNNNNNNNNNNNNNNNNNNNNNNNNNNNNNNNNNNNNNNNNNNNNNNNNNNNNNNNNNNNNNNNNNNNNNNNNNNNNNNNNNNNNNNNNNNNNNNNNNNNNNNNNNNNNNNNNNNNNNNNNNNNNNNNNNNNNNNNNNNNNNNNNNNNNNNNNNNNNNNNNNNNNNNNNNNNNNNNNNNNNNNNNNNNNNNNNNNNNNNNNNNNNNNNNNNNNNNNNNNNNNNNNNNNNNNNNNNNNNNNNNNNNNNNNNN
This window of the Choristoneura fumiferana chromosome 20, NRCan_CFum_1, whole genome shotgun sequence genome carries:
- the LOC141439217 gene encoding nischarin-like isoform X1, with the protein product MSSFVNYRNEASVNVDETSSKDTVTYYRITVRVGPVHWNVLHRYNDFVELHEKLVSNHGVAKELLPPKKVIRNKTPKFVEQRKEALDVYLKNVFNYLKLTMPSEFAHFLDMHLYDIFFLLQDLAKTLYMEGDKMLQNGKSHKFTPMELHAISERLKMACPPMEKQDQMFDFSHILDYCSQLRALNIEGSYEKLGTSNIVPNNLQFDLIPFKMLQDLTILGVPMGCIQSVGSLRDTLISLSVLVATVVSMNEFLLVDILHKDSSCIADTVKWKKLNTVNFASNNIQDMDWAIKLVPKLRHLSLSSNKLTELCDVSCLHDLRILNLSMNNFELCDSWHSKIGNIVKIDLSQNKVVSLQGFSRLYSLESLDLSCNSVTDVEEVQHICRLPCLEYLWLTANPVASTIDYRVKVLEQFNTRMEEICLDNEKASNKELDTARVLQALRVVKEGKTPSFLQNNNTTHCFNRS